A window of Helicobacter macacae MIT 99-5501 genomic DNA:
TAGATTTTGGCTAGAATCATCTAGAGCAGATTCTAGATAATCTGCCTCACTAGAATCTATAAAAAACCCACCAAAATATGTAGCGATAAATGGACTAACTAAGCCTAGATAATCCCCAAAAGTAGAATCGATTTTTTGTGCACTAGAATCAAGCGATATAGCAACTTCGCGCAAAAAATGCTTTGGCGATTCTTGCGTCCTTTGTGGAGAATCTTTGGTGGGATTTTGCAAAGAATCTTTAGCTAAGTTTTGCTCTTTGGCAGATTCTAGCGTGGCTAATCGCTTCTCATAGCAGATATTGCTAAGTGTGCTTATATCGCGCAAAAATGGCGCAACACTTAGGCTAAAAAGCACCAAAATCCCAAACGCAATAAACAAAAAGCGCACAAAAGCAAGCGATTTTTTAAACACCAAACTAGCAGAAGCATTTGCTAGAAAATCTATCAATGCAAGGTTTGCAAAATCTAAAATTTGTTTTTTAGGCTTTTTTTTCATTCGTATCTTTTTCCTTTTGTTTTTGCTGTGCTTTTTTTGGTTGATTGAGCGGGGTGGATTTGAGCGAGTTTTAGCTTGTTTGTAGGATTTCTAGATTTTGTATAATTAACCCCTTTTGCCTTAGGTAGTCTATGGCTAGCTCGTTTTGCTTATCTTGACTAAATTCTACAAGCAAATGTCCGACTTTAGTCGTGCTAAGTGGCTCGATATTGCCTGCTAAAATGTTGATTTCTACGCCAAATTTTTGGACTATTTCTGAAATCAAAGGCTCATTTATATGCTCGCCCACAAAGGAGATTTTATAGACATTGCTTGGATTTTTGATAAGCGAGTTTGCTCCATTGCTAAGGCTTCCGCTAAAAAACTGCGCATCAAAAAGATGAGTAGGCATATATGAGAGTAGTTCGCGCGTAACTTCATTTCTAGGTGCGCTAAAAATCTCCTCCACGCTTCCACGCTCAATAATCTCCCCCGCACTCATCACGCAGGCTTTATTACAGATTTGTCGCACGACTTCGATTTGGTGTGTGATAAGCACGATAGTAAGCCCCAAATCCGCTTGAATGCGCTTTAGCAATTCTAAGATAGATTTTGTTGTCTTGGTATCAAGTGCACTCGTGGCTTCATCACAAAGCAAAATATCAGGGTGGTTGCTAAGGGCGCGAGCTATCGCCACTCGCTGCTTTTGCCCACCGCTAAGCTGACTTGGATAAAAATCCGCCTTATCGCTAAGCCCGACAATCTCTAGTAGCTCTTTTACCCTAGAATCTATTTTTTTCTTATCCCACTTAGCGATTTCAAGTGCAAATGCGACATTGCCATACACGGAGCGAGAGGACAAAAGATTGAAATGCTGAAAAATCATACCGATTTTTTGGCGTTTTTTTTGTAGCTTGGCTTGAGAGAGTGTGAGGATATTTTCACCATTT
This region includes:
- a CDS encoding methionine ABC transporter ATP-binding protein encodes the protein MTSIDSADSMISLRKISKTYPNGFCAIKPLDLEVAKGDIMGIIGYSGAGKSTLIRLINRLENPSSGEVFINGENILTLSQAKLQKKRQKIGMIFQHFNLLSSRSVYGNVAFALEIAKWDKKKIDSRVKELLEIVGLSDKADFYPSQLSGGQKQRVAIARALSNHPDILLCDEATSALDTKTTKSILELLKRIQADLGLTIVLITHQIEVVRQICNKACVMSAGEIIERGSVEEIFSAPRNEVTRELLSYMPTHLFDAQFFSGSLSNGANSLIKNPSNVYKISFVGEHINEPLISEIVQKFGVEINILAGNIEPLSTTKVGHLLVEFSQDKQNELAIDYLRQKGLIIQNLEILQTS